A genomic window from Ascaphus truei isolate aAscTru1 chromosome 1, aAscTru1.hap1, whole genome shotgun sequence includes:
- the LOC142503698 gene encoding uncharacterized protein LOC142503698, whose translation MTEIHEATGKENEVAPEGHVSPETEQVSSPGSASSTHLEEHDEEDYYDDDDDDDATAIDTQIEASDHEDVPIETVLPPNRPANTTYDAIVASEGKIVEAENRRHSDFMTVLERMIALQEETVSQLAHLHRVFIEVPKQLQKINTSFKALVVQQTQANYWRMTNVPQFNTSQPGSVHAGQFSPHSSDIHSPGPNVTGQVADIAVQVPDDILPLPSVQIQQQTPTKEPTKTKHKQLLLTSFWSKTTKDTHETDQPSLVQCLPTSSHVSVGTSPVREQSLPKSPVGESLAKSPVGESLPKSPVGESLPKSPVGESLPKSPVGESLATSPVGESLATSPVGEQSLPKSPVGESLATSPAREVPEATQSGSVVPKVGGKRKRKIQETTSRPVTCSQKEQKK comes from the exons ATGACAGAAATCCATGAGGCAACAGGAAAGGAAAACGAAG ttgcccctgaaggacatgtgtcacctgagactgaacaagtgtcttcacctgggtcagccagctcaacacacctagaag aacatgatgaagaggattattatgatgatgatgatgatgatgacgccaccgccatagacacacaaatagaagcaagtgaccatgaagacgttccaattgaaactgttttaccgccaaatcgtccagcaaatacgacatacgatgcaattgtagcttctgagggaaaaattgtggaagcagaaaatcgtcgccattctgacttcatgacagtgctggaaaggatgattgcactgcaggaagaaacagtttcacaattggcacatctccacagagtcttcattgaagtgccgaaacagttgcaaaaaatcaacacctcattcaaagcattagttgttcagcaaacacaagctaattactggagaatgactaatgtaccacaattcaacacctcccagccaggatctgttcatgcaggtcagttttcaccacattcatctgatattcattcaccaggcccaaatgttaccggtcaagtagcagacattgctgtgcaggttcctgatgacatcctaccgctgccatctgtacaaattcagcagcagacacctacaaaggagcccacaaaaacaaaacacaagcagttactactgaccagtttttggtcaaaaacaacaaaagacacacatgaaacagaccaaccatcacttgtgcagtgtctaccaactagctcacatgtgtcagtgggcacaagccctgtccgtgaacagtcactacccaaaagccctgtaggtgagtcactggccaaaagccctgtaggtgaatcgctgcccaaaagccctgtaggtgaatcactgcccaaaagccctgtaggtgaatcactgcccaaaagccctgtaggtgagtcactggccacaagccctgtaggtgagtcactggccacaagccccgtaggtgaacagtcactgcccaaaagccctgtaggtgagtcactggccacaagccctgcccgtgaagtgccagaggccactcaaagtggctctgttgtgcctaaagttggtggcaaaagaaaaaggaaaattcaagagacaacaagcaggcctgttacttgctcgcaaaaggaacaaaaaaaataa